DNA from Thunnus thynnus chromosome 2, fThuThy2.1, whole genome shotgun sequence:
CTGTGGCCAGAAACCAGCTTTGCAACGTGGACCACCTGCTGCAGCCCTTATCTGGCCTACAGGAGCTCAGCCTCAGTCATAATCTGTTGGCCCGCTTCCCTCGTGGCCTGCCTCCAAGTCTGGAGtccctgctgctgcaggagaaCCGCATAACTTACATCACCTCAGGTGCCCTGAGGCAACTGGGGAACCTCACTCGTCTGGATCTGGAGGACAACCGCATCCGTGCCATCCAGCCTGGGGCCCTTCAGGGTCTTGGTAAGTTGCAGGTCCTGACACTGAAGGGCAACCAACTTACAAGCCTTCCTCTGAATCTGCCCCCCTCACTGACCCACTTAGACCTCTCTGCTAATTGCATCTCAGCCCTGGACCTGCCCTCGCTGTCCACCCTGGTCAACCTGCAGGTCCTGAAGATAAACAGCAACTGCCTGCGTTCAGTCCCAGAGAACACCTTCGACGGGCTGCCACGTCTCCGGTCTGTGGACCTCACAAACAACCTGTGGGTGTGCGAGTGTGACATTTTGTATCTTTACCGCTGGCTGCTGAGCGGTCGGCTGAAGATGGCCACAGACCTGGTGTGCACCGAGCCAGTCCACCTCGCTCACCGTCTGCTTCTCAACCTCTCTGTCGTGGCTATCTGTCCACGTGTCCTGACGCCAAATGAGAGGACACACCGACTGCAGACCTCCACAGCTGAACCTACAGCACCTGGTTTCAAGAGCTCACTGGATAAGAGGAGGGACTTTGAAAGCTTGTCAAACGGTTTGTTACAGCAAATATCAAAAGCTCAAAACATTCACAAAGATGTTTCCAAGACTCATGTATTACTTGAGAACTACTCTTTAGAGACTCTTAGCTACGAGGACTGTTTGTccttaaataaaacacaaactgtgagCCCTTCCTACTTAGGCACTACCTCTCTCCCTGCTGAGGAACAAAGGTGCAGAGGCAACGCCACAGGTCGATACCCTCAAATTAATGCAACCTCTGCTGATGAGACCCAATCTTTGCTTTCCACAAACAGAGATGCCCCTCTGCCCACTCCAAACCCACGTCTGTGTACTCAGCAGGACTCGGTGGTCATCTCTCTGCTGGCTGTGTTATGTGTATTAGTGGCTCTACTAATGCTGGCAGTGTTACTTGTGCTGAAAAAGGTACTTCAGCGCCAACAGAGGGTGGCTCCGCTTGATGGAGTAGCTGGTGGATGACatcagcacacatacacactgagaatgttttaattatttaattcacAATGAGTATAAGACAAAGCCACAGTCTCATAAAGTATTctgtattatgtttttgtatgttgaCTTTTAGCTGTATACCTGCGTTTTCATactgaatcctccatgaaggaccagtgattttatataatcaAGCCAAATTAAGCCTCGATGccaaaaaaatatacaaaaacaaacaaacctcaaccaataattaatacatttatgatGCATCCTATCTATGCTTTGTGTagcaaaacactgcaaagaTTGAACAGAGTTGAGCTCGCttgtttaaaactaaaaaaaaaagaaaagaaaaatcagaattgtcttaaaatattcaccattcattcattcaccttCCACCTAAATATCAGCATCAATTAATAAACATTTCTAATCAtctgctgaaaaacaaacaaatccattAACACCGGGCACTTGAACAATATCTTAGCTTAAATTCAAGAGACTGGCCTGCGACCATGAAGATTTGTTATGGTTATAAAACTCCCTGATGTAGTCTTTTGGCAACCAATCTTACATTCAGCCCTGCAGTGAAACATTACAGGTGCTGCTACTGACAGATCAATGAGGCACCCAGAACCATGATGGAGTTGCGGTGAGGagagttaataataatatattaactGCTGGCTTTGACACGCTCCTCCTTCTTGTCCTGTTGCTTTAATCTGTAGTCGGACAGCGCTGCTCTGATGGCATCTTCCGCGAGCactgaaagagaaggagggacaAGGTTTTAAAGACACAATGAGCATGAATTTAACTGCAGCAAAAGCTTTTTCACATAGAGGTCTGAGATACGGGTAAAACCTTCTATCACTGTTGAGCaattttatatcaaaataattataatagcCTGTCTTTGGCTAATCCAATAAATTAAATGCCTGACAAATCTGAGTACTTCATCACATTGatgaataaattatataaaaatatagtatTGCCCTAaaatatattgtcatattgtcTCAGAATATATAATCATCAACAGCTAGAAACTGGTGACAAATGGtggaaaacctggaaaaaatgagagtaaaaacataacaaatgcagatgttttcagacaggaaatgaggggtcACTGGATCATTTTGATGAGCATGAAAACTAGACACCTATAGGAGATTTTGGGCACTTAAAACTATATCACCATCATTAAAATACCAAATGAGAGAATATATTTtggaagaatgatgttcatctgCCTGGTAGAGTTCAGAAACTTGTAGAATAAAtgtgcattgaagctgttctggacactttagttttgttttttcctttaatttgtcaccaatattcatgtttattaaGTTTTTAGATTAGAGCCTTGAACTTACTGGAGCAATGAAGCTTGACTGGAGGAAGGCAGAGTTCTTTGGCGATGTCTGTGTTCTTGATCTTCAAAGCTTCATCAACCTGCAGAGTGAAAGCAGAATGATCAACTAACAAAAACTACAAAGCAACTTGTTactcaaatgttttctttttagactGTTTTATACTGACTCACCGACTTCCCCTTCACCCACTCAGTTGCTAGAGAACTGGAGGCGATGGCTGATCCGCAGCCAAATGTCTTGAATTTTGCATCCACAATCTTCCCATTTTCATCAACCTGGATCTGGAGACAGTATAGAGTCAAACACCTAGTCATGCATTAGCAAGTTAAAAGTGAGGACAGCAGTGACTGGGCTGGAAGCGATTCCCTGCTCTTGACTTCCC
Protein-coding regions in this window:
- the iscua gene encoding iron-sulfur cluster assembly enzyme ISCU, mitochondrial: MAMLSLSKSSLLLFSRRLIGPELSALCSYHKKVVDHYENPRNVGTLDKNSRNVGTGLVGAPACGDVMKLQIQVDENGKIVDAKFKTFGCGSAIASSSLATEWVKGKSVDEALKIKNTDIAKELCLPPVKLHCSMLAEDAIRAALSDYRLKQQDKKEERVKASS